Sequence from the Cuniculiplasma divulgatum genome:
TAAAGCCCGAGTATCTTCAGTGCCCTTGTCGGATCCCTGGAATACAGGGAGAAGAACTCGAAAACCTGATGGAATCCTGAAATGCCCATCTCCGACATCTTCTGCAGAACAGCCTTTCTAAGCATCATATTCTGCATAAGAGACTTCTCTTCAGTGCCTTCCCTGGCGGAAATACGCCTGAACACGTAGCTGTAACCCGAGTATGTGTATCTGCCCTTCTCGAACCTGAATATTGAGTTGGTCACTATATCGCCGCTTCCGGAATCTATCCCGACAATCTCTGCGACCTCCCCCACGTATCTCTTGAGCCTGCCATTTTCAATTCCGGTCTTCAGAACTATGATGGTATCCAGTGACGCGGTGAGGTTTCGTGGAATGCTTATTGGTTTTGATTCCAGCCTGTGGATGAATGTGGAAACATCATCAGCATGGAATGTTCCCATTCCGAAGCGCCCTGCAGACATTGCCTGGAAAACCGTGAAGGTTTCATGTCCCCTCACCTCACCCAGAATTATATAATTGGGCCTGTGCCTGAGAGATGATTCAAGCAGGTCGAACATGCTTATCTCACTGGATTTCCCGCTCTGGTTTTCATCTGTTCCGGGAGTAACACGGGTCACGGCAGCTATCCAGTTCTGATGCGCAAGGTTGATCTCCCTGGTATCCTCAATGGTCACTATCTTTCTGTCCGGAGGTATGAAGGAGAGAACCGCGTTGAGGAAAGTGGTTTTGCCGCTTGCTGTGCCTCCCACTATCATTATGTTTGCACCACTTTCGATGATTGTCCACAGGTATGCCATTACGGCGTTGTCAGCAGTGCCGGTATCCATGAGATCAACAGGGCTCATGGGTGTTTCCCTGAATCTCCTTATGGAAAATGTTGGGCCCCTGGATGTGATATACCTTCCAATGGAAGCCTGAAGTCTTGATCCGTCGGGCAGTGTAGCCTCCATTATTGGCGAAGATGCGGAAATCTGCTTGCCCCCGAACTGGGAGAGTCTTCTCACATAGGAGTTCAGCTCCTCCTCGTTGCTGAACACTATGCTGGTGGGGATGTAACCGTACTCCCTGATGAAAACATATACCGGAATGCCAGGACCATCGCATGAAATATCCTCAATTCTCGGGTCATGCATCAGCGGTTCAACTATCTGTAAACCTATGGCATATCTGCTCACATAGTAAAGCAGTGCGCGCAGGGGCCGGTTTCCATGGTTATGTGCCTCAATATACTGTTCAACAGTCTCTGTACCGGGATTGTCCAGGTACGCTGATCGGATCCTGTCGACCTCCTTCATTATATCATCACTGGGAGTTCTTTCAATGATCCTGTAGCTCACCTTTCCATCATTATCTCTGGCTATACGGACCTCAGCAACTCCCCCTTCAATGTCGTATTTTTCCAGCACTTCATGATCCATTTCAGATCACTCCGGCTACTGCAAGCACAAGTGATGAAATGAGCAGCATTGATCCCATTTCAAGAAATCCGGATGACGGGTTCCTGTTCTTCACCATTCCGATGATTGCTCCGATGCCGGCGGCTTCCACATAAATGCCTATATCAAATATTCTTTCCAGAACCGTTGCCCCGGTAGAATGAAAAGCAAATGCTCCGGTGCTGCTGAGCTTTATGGCATGGAAAAACTGAAGATCAATGATAAGAATGACTATGAAGAACACAGCGAAGGAGACCATGAGGATCAGGTTATAGTTCCTCATCTCAGCAACGCGCTCCTCCCTCAGAAGCTGAAGCTGGGATGTGAAATTTGAAATGAGGCTTATGACGTCCGCAGTGTTGCTTCCGGATTCGCCGGCCTTACGCAGTATCACACCAATCCTCTGCAGGTCCATGATTCCTATTGACTGGCCGAAGTTCTCCATGGCTTCTTCCACAGGTTCTCCTCCTTTCACCTTTCTTGCCAGATCCTTAATCTCGGGACTGAGGGATCCATAATCGTTTGCTGAAACCCTGACAACTGCGTCCGAAAGGGGAACCCCGTACATGGTGTAGTCAGACAGGTCCCTGAGGAATTCAGGCAGGTTCTTCCTGGCGCTATCTATCTGCGAGAGCCTCATTTTCCTCAGAACTCCTGCAGGGATGAGCACAATCGATGCTGCAAATGGTATGGAGAAGATCAGGATGCTGTCATTTCTTCCCATGCGTAGGGAGATCACAGTGACCAATGCAGCTATCAGGAACGCAACTGATATTGACACCACTGATATGGCAGTTTCTCTTCTCATAGTTCTATCTCACCCTCCGTGCTTCCAAAGAAGTATGCGAATATGCCCAGCAGTGCCGGTATGATCACTGCCACGGTGAATATGAGAATCACTATGTAACCGGCAGGAGGAACTGGAGAAAGAAAAGCCACGACACCCACTATAATCATGAGTATGAGGGGAAATGCAACCCCTACAGTTACAAAACTCTCCGCAAGTATCCCCATGGAATCGGAATTCTGCCTTATTCTTGACCTTAACTCCTCCTGGAACTGCTGCGCCTTTGACGTGAAGTAGGACTTGAGATCACCACCGGAATTGACGCTTGTGATTATTCCCTGAAGAAAATCTGCAAACCTCTGGCTCGGTGAATTCTTGGCAGCTTCCCTTATGGAACTCATTATATCCTGCCCGAAGACCGACGTCCTGAGCCAGATGCTTCTTGCCTCCCTGCTGACCTCGCCGTACTGTCTGCTCTCGCCCAGATCTCTGAATATTATGTCAACAGGTATGTCTGCTGATGCCATCGTGGCAAAATAGCCGATGGTAACTGTCAGGATGGAATCTATCTTTCTTCTTCTTACTCTTAACACATTTACGGGCAGTTCAAGGAAGAGCGCAACAAATACAACAATGGCCAGAAAGCTCACCGAGGCAATAATTATACTGAGATCCGGAAATAGATGAAGAAAAATCGCGTCCATTGCCACCAGAATCACTCCAAATATTATTGAATAAAGAGTGGCCTCAGAATAAAATTCAACTCCACTCATTCCCATTTTGGCTCTTCTCAGGTTTCTTTCCATGGATTCCTGGTTAATGTGGTTGGAAAGGAACTTCCCGAAAAACCTGACGGCATAGCGCCTCATGGCTGGAACACGGAATTCGCTGTCATTCTTATTCCCTGCACGCAGTGCGCCTGGAAACATCAGCTGCCTCCCATATATGATCTTTGTATTGTTTCAGCAAGATCGGAATGTTTCATTTTAGAATCTGCTGACTCCTTGAGGATACTTGCTCTGGTCTGCAATATTCTCGAGACTTCTTCTACTGGAATGGATCTCTGTTCAGCAATTTTTTTCAAAAGCATGCTGTTTCCAGAGAACCAGAAAGTATCACCTGCCGGATCGTGGGTGAATACACGGTTGTAGGTTATGTCCCCAGTCCTTGAATCAATTCCTGCAATTTCGTCTATCTCGGTTATCCTCCTTACTTTCTTCTCACCTTTCCTTACAAAATTGATGAATATCACTATGTTGAGGTATGAAATCATGAGTTTCGGCACGTTCATGGGTTCATTCTCCAGCCTGTTCATCAGTGATTCCATTGAATCTGCATGAACAGTGGAATACGTGGTGTGCCCAGTAGCCATGGCCTGGAAAAGTGCGTACATTTCCCTTCCTCGGACCTCACCAACAACTATGTAAGTTGGCCTCTGCCGCATAGCTACCTTGACAAGGTCAAACAGGCCGAAGGATGATACCCCCGTGAGGCTTTCTCGCTCAATCTCCCTGGTTTCGGCGGCGACCCAGTTCTGGTGTGACAGGTTGAGTTCCCTGGTGTCCTCGATGCTGAAAATCTTTGTATTTACAGGTGCGAACATGAGAATAGAATTCAGTGCGGAAGTCTTGCCTGATCCCGGCGCCCCCACAATAAGTGCAGAATTCAGGTTCTCCACCATCATCCAGAGATATGCCATCATTTCAGGGCTAGCAGTTCCCAGGTGTATGAGTTCAGCGGGAGTGAACGGGCTTTCCCTGAACAGGCGTATGGTAAAGGCCGGCCCTCTTCCCGAAATTTCGCCGGAATATATGGCCTCAACCCTGTGACCGTCACGGGTTATTCCATCCAGAAGGGGCGAATTGATGGAGATTGACTTTCCACACATCTGGGAAAGCCTGACTATAAAGGAGGAAAGCTGCACTGAATCCCTGAAGGTGATATTTGTTGATATGGAGCCAAAAACACTATGGAATATGAATACAGGAATTCCGGGGCCGTCACAGGATATATCCTCTATTTTTCCATCCCTGACAAGGGGATCTATGATCCCGTAGCCGTTGAAATCCCTGTTCAGGTAATACATGTACCTCTCCCTTAATTCTCCCTTTATCCACGGCATTCTCTCGTGGATGAATGATTCAATGAGGGCGCTCATATTCAGCGAAAGATCCTGAGAAGCTCCGGCCATGTCTGGTATGAATGTCCAGATCATCTCCTCAAGCCGCCAAACCTCGCTCATCTCTTTTCCCGTGAGCTTCGGTTCTTCTACGTTGCAGAGAATCTCGGAGTTCTCCGGTGATCTGAAAATGTTGATCCTTGCTCTGCCTCCCTGCAGATCGTACGAATCGAGCACTTCGCCCGGCCCATCCCATTTTGCCGCTTCCTCTGGGGAATCTCTCTTAGAATCCATTACCAAGCTAGAGAACTAAGTGTTTCGTCTGTATAAAAATTATCAGTGTTGTGTGTTTCGCCATTGTTTCACTGGTAACATGGCAACCGTGCGGATTATAACGTTAATATGCGCAAATGCATGATCACCAGATGGAAAGAATAAGATTTGCAAAGACAGATGCCCAGATCAGCCCAATGGGAGTCGGTACATACTATGACTTCAGATGGATAGCACCAGCCAAGATTCTGCGAATAAAAGCCGGCAGACAGAGACGTGTTGAGGCAATAAAGTCTGCAATCGCATCGGGAATAAATCTCATTGATTCTGCAGAACTATATCAGAGTGAACCACTTGTGGCGGAGGCCATAAAGGGGATGCCACGTGAAGAGATATTTCTTGCTACAAAGGTGATGCCGCTTCATTTTTCATACGACTCGTTAATTAAATCATGCGAGAGAAGCCTGAGAAATCTTGGAACGGATTACATTGATCTTTATCAGATGCATTTTCCGTCTTCAAACAAGAACAGGATAAAGGAAGGACTCAGGGCAATGGAGCACCTTGTGGATCAGGGGAAGATAAGGTACATCGGGATTAGCAACTTCACTCTTGCACAGACTGAAGAAGTCGTATCATGGCTTAAAAAATACCCTCTGAGTTCCACCCAGATGAATTTCAGTCTGGCACACAGGAACATAGAGAAGGATATTCTTCCATACTGCAGGGAGAACGGTATTGCAATACTGGCATATTTCCCTCTTGGGCATGGAAAACTGACTGGCACTTCTGCAATAAATCAGGATATAATGAGGGCAATTGAAAATCAGCATGGGAATAAGACAGCAACCCAGATAGTATTGAACTGGTTCATGAGCAAATATGATTTTGTATTTCCGATTCCGCGTGCATCTAATCCAGATCATGTTAAGGAAAACGCAGGTGCCATGAGCTGGAAAATGACTCCAGAAGAGATAGAGATGCTAGAAAATTCCATTGAGAGGGTCCGGGGGCCGTACAACCCTGTGGACCATTCGTAAATGATCACTCAATCTCCTGCATTTCATGGAAACCTTTAGGATAATATTTATAGGCATTTTCTCAATCAGGGCTGGTCTGTCTTTTCAACAGACATCCGGGCCGGTAGATCAGAGGTAGATCGCTTCCTTGGCATGGAAGAGGCCAGGGGTTCAAATCCCCTCCGGTCCACATTTACAGAAATTCAGTATGTTTGCACACCATAACCATTTTTCTTACTTTATTTATTCATATAAAATCATGATTGTGAGATACAATATTCAGTGAACATTAGTTAAACGGTGAGTTGTTCAATACTTATGGAAAAGTCCACCGATCTAGATACAGTGCAGTCCCCTTCTTTTTCATGAAATCTCAAGACATGTTTCCATTAATATGGGACTTACACAAAATTCAGTATACTATCCTTCTCAAGCTGGGATGCAAGAATGGCCACAACAACTTTACTGGCATCCTGAGGTGTCATCTCATAAAGCACGACGAGGAAGAAGAAAAAACTCTCAAAGTCTATAAATACGGCAGTCAGTTTCCTGTCTTTCATAAGCAGAACACAAAAATATATTCGAATTTCCATAACAGAGTTTTTCCCGGAT
This genomic interval carries:
- a CDS encoding type II/IV secretion system ATPase subunit, whose amino-acid sequence is MDHEVLEKYDIEGGVAEVRIARDNDGKVSYRIIERTPSDDIMKEVDRIRSAYLDNPGTETVEQYIEAHNHGNRPLRALLYYVSRYAIGLQIVEPLMHDPRIEDISCDGPGIPVYVFIREYGYIPTSIVFSNEEELNSYVRRLSQFGGKQISASSPIMEATLPDGSRLQASIGRYITSRGPTFSIRRFRETPMSPVDLMDTGTADNAVMAYLWTIIESGANIMIVGGTASGKTTFLNAVLSFIPPDRKIVTIEDTREINLAHQNWIAAVTRVTPGTDENQSGKSSEISMFDLLESSLRHRPNYIILGEVRGHETFTVFQAMSAGRFGMGTFHADDVSTFIHRLESKPISIPRNLTASLDTIIVLKTGIENGRLKRYVGEVAEIVGIDSGSGDIVTNSIFRFEKGRYTYSGYSYVFRRISAREGTEEKSLMQNMMLRKAVLQKMSEMGISGFHQVFEFFSLYSRDPTRALKILGL
- a CDS encoding type II secretion system F family protein, with the translated sequence MRRETAISVVSISVAFLIAALVTVISLRMGRNDSILIFSIPFAASIVLIPAGVLRKMRLSQIDSARKNLPEFLRDLSDYTMYGVPLSDAVVRVSANDYGSLSPEIKDLARKVKGGEPVEEAMENFGQSIGIMDLQRIGVILRKAGESGSNTADVISLISNFTSQLQLLREERVAEMRNYNLILMVSFAVFFIVILIIDLQFFHAIKLSSTGAFAFHSTGATVLERIFDIGIYVEAAGIGAIIGMVKNRNPSSGFLEMGSMLLISSLVLAVAGVI
- a CDS encoding type II secretion system F family protein; the encoded protein is MFPGALRAGNKNDSEFRVPAMRRYAVRFFGKFLSNHINQESMERNLRRAKMGMSGVEFYSEATLYSIIFGVILVAMDAIFLHLFPDLSIIIASVSFLAIVVFVALFLELPVNVLRVRRRKIDSILTVTIGYFATMASADIPVDIIFRDLGESRQYGEVSREARSIWLRTSVFGQDIMSSIREAAKNSPSQRFADFLQGIITSVNSGGDLKSYFTSKAQQFQEELRSRIRQNSDSMGILAESFVTVGVAFPLILMIIVGVVAFLSPVPPAGYIVILIFTVAVIIPALLGIFAYFFGSTEGEIEL
- a CDS encoding type II/IV secretion system ATPase subunit translates to MDSKRDSPEEAAKWDGPGEVLDSYDLQGGRARINIFRSPENSEILCNVEEPKLTGKEMSEVWRLEEMIWTFIPDMAGASQDLSLNMSALIESFIHERMPWIKGELRERYMYYLNRDFNGYGIIDPLVRDGKIEDISCDGPGIPVFIFHSVFGSISTNITFRDSVQLSSFIVRLSQMCGKSISINSPLLDGITRDGHRVEAIYSGEISGRGPAFTIRLFRESPFTPAELIHLGTASPEMMAYLWMMVENLNSALIVGAPGSGKTSALNSILMFAPVNTKIFSIEDTRELNLSHQNWVAAETREIERESLTGVSSFGLFDLVKVAMRQRPTYIVVGEVRGREMYALFQAMATGHTTYSTVHADSMESLMNRLENEPMNVPKLMISYLNIVIFINFVRKGEKKVRRITEIDEIAGIDSRTGDITYNRVFTHDPAGDTFWFSGNSMLLKKIAEQRSIPVEEVSRILQTRASILKESADSKMKHSDLAETIQRSYMGGS
- a CDS encoding aldo/keto reductase, which gives rise to MERIRFAKTDAQISPMGVGTYYDFRWIAPAKILRIKAGRQRRVEAIKSAIASGINLIDSAELYQSEPLVAEAIKGMPREEIFLATKVMPLHFSYDSLIKSCERSLRNLGTDYIDLYQMHFPSSNKNRIKEGLRAMEHLVDQGKIRYIGISNFTLAQTEEVVSWLKKYPLSSTQMNFSLAHRNIEKDILPYCRENGIAILAYFPLGHGKLTGTSAINQDIMRAIENQHGNKTATQIVLNWFMSKYDFVFPIPRASNPDHVKENAGAMSWKMTPEEIEMLENSIERVRGPYNPVDHS